GGTCCTGGTCTACGACCTGGGAGGAGGAACCTTCGATGTCACCATCCTCCAGATCGACGGCAAGAGCTTCACCGCCATCGCCACCGACGGACAGAGGCTGATGGGAGGTAAGGACTGGGATGCTGCTCTGAAGTCCATCATCATCTCCAAGATTGCCGAGATGAGCGGACTCAGCGAAGGCGAGATCGAAGCCGACAGCGACATCATGGACGCGCTGGTGCTGGATTCCGAAGACCTCAAGAAGAGGCTCTCCACCTCCGAGTCCACCAGGGGTACCATGACCATCGGCGGAAGGAAAGTTACCTACACCGTCACCAGAGAGGAGTTCGAGGACGCCACCAAGCACCTTATCGATTCCACCGCCGACACCGTGGCGGAAGTTCTTGATTCCAAGAACCTCACCGTGGGCGACATCGACGCCTTCCTCCTGGTAGGAGGATCCTCCAGGATGCCCCAGGTCAAGGCCACCATCGCCAACAGGTTCCCCGGAGCCAACATAAAGATCTATGACCCAGACCAGTCCATCGCCAAAGGAGCCGCTGTCTACTGCAAATCCAGGGACGTCCTCTCCGATGTCAAAGCCGACATCAAACAGCAGATGGATGCGGGCCAGCCCGGACCCGTCAACGAGACCGAGATGGCCAGCCGTGTGGACGAGGTCGCCATGGCCACCGACGACGCCATCGTCGTGCACAACGTCCTCAGCAAATCGCTCGGTGTCAAGGCCAGCGACGGTAACGGCAACGAGTACATCTCCAACATCGTCTTCAGGGACGTCACCCTGCCTATCGTAGAGAACAGGACCTACTACCCCTATGTGGACGGTCAGCTCTCCGTCGATGTCGAGATCTTCGAGAACGGCGCCCGCAACAACGAGGACGGCATGAGGGTCGAGATGGCCGATGCCACCCTGGTGGGTTCCTTCCCCATGAAACTCCCCGAGGATGTCACCAAGAACACCCCCATCAACATCCGCTTCACCGTCAACGACGACGGTATGGTCTTCGCCTACGTAGAGTGCAAGGACCAGCATGCCGAATACAACCTGAAGACCAAGACCTCCATGACCGATGAGGAGATCAGGAAGTTCAGGGGACTCGTCGAGCACGGACTGATCTGAAACCATTATTCACGGGCCGGACCGCTTGGTCCGGCCCCGTTATCTTTAATCTCGGAAAACGGCAGCCTGACGGCATGACCCAGACATCATAAAATCAGTTGTCCTTGTCCTGCAGGACGGCATGCTCGAGGATGGCGGTGAGCTCCTCGCGTTCCTTCTTCGTGATGTCACGATAGCGCCCGGCCTTGAGGTTTCCCAACTCGATGTTCATCACGCGGATCCTGACCAGTTTGACCACATTGTAACCGAAGTATTCGCACATCCTGCGGATCTGCCTGTTAAGCCCCTGTTTGAGGATAATGCGGAAGGTATAGGGATCAATCTCGGTAACCTTGCATCTGCGGGTGACCACGTTCTCGTCGATCGGGACCCCTCCAGACATGCCGCGGATGAAATCCCTGATGATCTCCCTGTCAACAGTGACGATGTACTCCTTCTCGTGACCGTAACGGGAACGCATTATCTTGTTGGCGAGATCCCCGTCATTGGTCAGCAGAAGGAGTCCCTCGGAATCCTTGTCCAGCCTCCCCACCGTGAATATCCTGCGCGGATAGTTTATGAAATCGATGACGTTGTCCCGGTCCCCGGGGTCGGCGGTACAGGTCAGACCACGAGGTTTGTTGAAGGCAAGAATGACAGTGCCAGCATCATCTTTTCTGATCGGTTTGCCGTTGACGCAGACCTTATCTTCGTCGGTAACGCGGTCCCCCAGCACGGCTGCCCTTCCGTTTATGGTGACCCTCCCCTCCTCGATGAGGCGGTCGGCCGCCCTGCGCGATGCCACGCCGGCTTCCGCGATGAACTTGTTGAGACGCACTCCGTCCTCGGCCATAGGGCCGACTAAGCGGTCAGCATATAAATCGGAAACGGTGGCATTATTAGGTTCCAGGGGGATGACGGGACATGGGCTTATTCGGCAGGAGTAACAACAGCGGACCCGTGATCAAGGAGCAGGCCGCCGCACTGCACTGGGACACCGACGACCCGTTCCTATTCGCATCCCACCACCTCGACAACTACCCCAAGGGCAACGAAAGGCAGGCACCGCCCTACGAGGAGGTCAAGAGGAAGGACCAGGGGAACGACTACCACAAGCTGTTCGGATACCGCATGTATACCGGCAGGGTGACCCCCGGATTCCAGCTCCACGCCCACTGGGGCTACGAGACCGTCACCCTCGTATCCAAGGGTTACGTCGATCACTTCGACAGCCTCGGGAACCAGGGCCGCTACGGATACGGCGACATGCAGTGGATAACCGCCGGGAGCAGATACCATCACTGCGAGATGTACCCGCTGGTGTTCCAGGACCGTCCCAATCCGCAGCTTGTCACCCAGATCATGATCAACCTGCCGCTGAAGGACAAGAACACCCCCGTAGAGATCACCACCGTCTGGAAAGAGGATATCGCCACCGTAAACGGTGACGGGTGGAAGGCCACGCTGCTGGCCGGAAGCCTTGACGGAGTAACCGCCAAGGTTCCGCACAGCACCTCCTGGGCGGCAGATCCCGCCCACCACGT
The sequence above is a segment of the methanogenic archaeon ISO4-H5 genome. Coding sequences within it:
- a CDS encoding chaperone protein DnaK3; this translates as MSEEFSIGIDLGTTYSCLAYIDDNNDPVVERNYEHEDTTPSVILFNDVGEKLVGSSAKDMFLMYSSDRFVLDIKRKMGTDYSVDIDGIRYTPPTLSGLILRKLLKDFEENHGLDEGSVKSAVITVPAYFGLEEREATVNAGKIAGLEEVTLLNEPTAAAICFGFGNNQDGPKKVLVYDLGGGTFDVTILQIDGKSFTAIATDGQRLMGGKDWDAALKSIIISKIAEMSGLSEGEIEADSDIMDALVLDSEDLKKRLSTSESTRGTMTIGGRKVTYTVTREEFEDATKHLIDSTADTVAEVLDSKNLTVGDIDAFLLVGGSSRMPQVKATIANRFPGANIKIYDPDQSIAKGAAVYCKSRDVLSDVKADIKQQMDAGQPGPVNETEMASRVDEVAMATDDAIVVHNVLSKSLGVKASDGNGNEYISNIVFRDVTLPIVENRTYYPYVDGQLSVDVEIFENGARNNEDGMRVEMADATLVGSFPMKLPEDVTKNTPINIRFTVNDDGMVFAYVECKDQHAEYNLKTKTSMTDEEIRKFRGLVEHGLI
- a CDS encoding pseudouridylate synthase — encoded protein: MAEDGVRLNKFIAEAGVASRRAADRLIEEGRVTINGRAAVLGDRVTDEDKVCVNGKPIRKDDAGTVILAFNKPRGLTCTADPGDRDNVIDFINYPRRIFTVGRLDKDSEGLLLLTNDGDLANKIMRSRYGHEKEYIVTVDREIIRDFIRGMSGGVPIDENVVTRRCKVTEIDPYTFRIILKQGLNRQIRRMCEYFGYNVVKLVRIRVMNIELGNLKAGRYRDITKKEREELTAILEHAVLQDKDN
- a CDS encoding Pirin family protein, which gives rise to MGLFGRSNNSGPVIKEQAAALHWDTDDPFLFASHHLDNYPKGNERQAPPYEEVKRKDQGNDYHKLFGYRMYTGRVTPGFQLHAHWGYETVTLVSKGYVDHFDSLGNQGRYGYGDMQWITAGSRYHHCEMYPLVFQDRPNPQLVTQIMINLPLKDKNTPVEITTVWKEDIATVNGDGWKATLLAGSLDGVTAKVPHSTSWAADPAHHVRIMKLDMEPGAVFTLAPSEAGTRNLYITETSAKVAGKEYPAGTRLKLKPDAEVPIEMLSEPSEVWILEGDPIGEKQCQWGPVVLANNAEVRKANNEVREKELENWNWEYVNQKQPLGTGRFYRAADGTESRPKEPETGE